In one Marinitoga sp. 1197 genomic region, the following are encoded:
- a CDS encoding TSUP family transporter — translation MDITLINKIILFPLIFLAGFVDSIAGGGGLISLPAYLFIGLPSHNALATNKLSSSIGTTISTLRYANGKAIIFEVGIFSVIFSFLGSFLGAKLALVIPDNTLKIVLTVLIPVAATFILIKKPIKKDNKIKNLTHTKTIFLSSFIGFIIGMYDGFFGPGTGTFLIILYVTLLSFDHVKASGTAKIVNLASNISALITFIIGGKVIFSIGLPAALFGIAGNWIGSGLALKKGSKIIKPIMLVVLLILLIKILYDII, via the coding sequence GTGGATATAACTTTAATAAACAAAATAATATTATTTCCTTTAATTTTTTTAGCAGGGTTTGTTGATTCTATTGCAGGTGGTGGAGGGTTAATTTCTTTACCAGCATACTTGTTTATCGGACTTCCTAGCCATAATGCATTAGCTACTAATAAATTATCATCATCAATTGGAACAACAATTAGTACATTAAGGTATGCAAATGGAAAAGCTATAATTTTTGAAGTGGGGATTTTTTCTGTTATTTTTTCTTTTCTAGGTTCTTTTTTAGGAGCTAAACTTGCGCTTGTTATTCCTGATAATACTTTAAAAATAGTTTTAACAGTTCTAATTCCTGTTGCTGCTACTTTTATATTAATAAAAAAACCGATCAAAAAAGATAATAAAATTAAAAATTTAACACATACAAAAACAATATTTTTATCAAGTTTTATTGGTTTTATTATTGGTATGTATGATGGTTTTTTTGGACCAGGAACAGGAACATTTTTGATTATTTTATATGTAACGTTATTATCTTTTGACCATGTAAAAGCTTCAGGAACAGCTAAAATTGTTAATTTAGCTTCAAATATTAGTGCGTTAATTACTTTTATAATTGGAGGAAAGGTTATATTTTCTATTGGATTACCTGCAGCTCTTTTTGGAATAGCTGGTAATTGGATTGGCTCTGGTTTAGCATTAAAAAAAGGAAGTAAAATTATAAAACCAATTATGTTAGTTGTATTGCTAATTCTATTAATAAAAATTTTGTATGATATTATTTAG
- a CDS encoding gamma-glutamyltransferase family protein: protein MNFDYLEYPYSSKRTCVFAKNGVVATSEPLAAQAGIDILRKGGNAIDAAIATAAALTVVEPTSNGIGSDNFAIIWYNGKLYGMNSSGYSPKNLSIKELHKRGINEIKPHSWEAVTVPGTPSGWNLIWKNFGKLDFKKLFEPAIKYANEGYPVSAIVSYYWKRANKIYKQKLKGEIFKYWFETFGEKAPNPGEIIRLPYHAETLKKISESNAKEFYNGNLTEKIIQFSKKYNGYFDYSDFENFKSELIEPVSINYMGYDIWELPPNVQGIITLMALNILKNTTYNNEYELFHNSIEALKLAFIDGKEYITDISKMEVKIEEMLSENYAKTRSKLISNYALEPTPGKIPSSNTVYLATADKWGNMVSFIQSNYMGFGSGIVVPKTGIALQNRGHSFSLNKNHVNYLEPLKKPYHTIIPGFITKNNNPIGPFGVMGGYMQPQGHLQVILNMIDKNLNPQAALDAPRWQWLEKKTILIEKDFPSHIAEKLERMGHEIKVSLSSGPFGRGQIIIKEKDFYVAGTEKRADGYIAVY, encoded by the coding sequence ATGAATTTTGATTATCTAGAATATCCTTATTCTTCAAAAAGAACATGTGTATTTGCAAAAAATGGTGTTGTTGCAACAAGTGAGCCGTTAGCTGCACAAGCAGGAATAGACATATTAAGAAAAGGCGGAAACGCTATAGATGCTGCTATAGCTACAGCAGCTGCTCTAACTGTAGTAGAACCAACCTCTAATGGTATAGGTTCAGATAATTTTGCTATAATTTGGTATAATGGTAAATTATATGGAATGAATTCAAGTGGTTACTCTCCTAAAAATCTATCAATAAAAGAATTACATAAAAGAGGCATTAATGAAATAAAACCTCATAGTTGGGAAGCCGTTACTGTACCCGGAACTCCATCAGGTTGGAATTTGATTTGGAAAAACTTTGGTAAATTGGATTTTAAAAAACTTTTTGAACCTGCAATTAAATATGCTAATGAAGGTTATCCTGTTTCAGCTATTGTATCATATTATTGGAAAAGAGCTAATAAAATTTATAAACAAAAATTAAAAGGAGAGATTTTTAAATATTGGTTTGAAACCTTTGGTGAAAAAGCTCCAAATCCAGGCGAAATAATAAGGTTACCTTATCATGCTGAAACACTAAAAAAAATATCTGAATCTAACGCAAAAGAATTTTATAATGGTAATTTAACAGAAAAAATTATTCAATTTTCGAAAAAATATAATGGATATTTTGATTATTCTGACTTTGAAAATTTTAAAAGTGAATTAATTGAGCCAGTAAGTATAAATTATATGGGATATGATATCTGGGAACTTCCTCCAAATGTTCAGGGGATTATTACCTTAATGGCTTTAAATATTTTAAAAAATACCACATATAACAATGAATATGAGCTATTTCATAATTCTATTGAAGCGTTGAAACTAGCATTTATTGATGGGAAAGAATATATTACAGATATTTCAAAAATGGAAGTTAAGATTGAAGAAATGCTCTCAGAAAATTATGCTAAAACAAGATCAAAATTAATTTCAAATTATGCACTTGAACCAACACCTGGCAAAATTCCTTCTTCAAATACTGTATATTTAGCCACAGCTGATAAGTGGGGAAATATGGTTTCATTTATTCAAAGTAATTATATGGGGTTTGGATCAGGAATAGTGGTTCCCAAAACAGGAATTGCTCTTCAAAATAGAGGTCATAGTTTTTCGCTCAATAAAAATCATGTCAATTATTTAGAACCATTAAAAAAGCCTTATCATACAATTATCCCAGGATTTATTACCAAAAATAATAATCCAATAGGACCTTTTGGTGTTATGGGTGGATATATGCAACCTCAAGGTCATTTGCAGGTTATTTTAAATATGATAGATAAAAACTTAAATCCACAAGCTGCTTTAGATGCTCCGAGGTGGCAATGGTTAGAGAAAAAAACTATTTTAATAGAAAAAGATTTTCCTTCTCATATTGCTGAAAAATTAGAAAGAATGGGTCATGAAATAAAGGTTTCTCTTAGTTCAGGACCTTTTGGACGGGGACAAATAATAATCAAAGAAAAAGATTTCTATGTTGCTGGTACAGAAAAAAGAGCTGATGGATATATAGCAGTATATTAA
- a CDS encoding DUF2202 domain-containing protein, with protein sequence MKKSILIGLMALLLIAVSFAGGFFNNPSVAVESLPVESLTSNEINGLLQMREEEKLARDVYLTLYDTWGLQTFYNIAQAEQTHMNAVKTILDKYEIEDPITDYTVGVFKNAELQKLYYDLVEEGKKSAIEALKVGATIEDLDIYDLEKLLNETDNQDITLVYNNLKQGSENHMRAFVGTLERYNSTYSAQYISSEELNKILNKSDMNNSSMENSSTQYNSGNSSHMGKGYRGGRK encoded by the coding sequence ATGAAAAAAAGTATTTTAATAGGTTTAATGGCGTTATTGTTGATTGCTGTATCGTTTGCTGGAGGATTTTTCAATAATCCATCAGTAGCAGTTGAGAGCTTACCCGTTGAATCATTAACATCGAATGAAATAAACGGATTATTACAAATGAGAGAAGAAGAAAAACTGGCAAGGGATGTATATTTAACCTTATACGACACATGGGGGTTACAAACATTTTATAATATAGCTCAAGCGGAACAAACTCATATGAATGCTGTAAAGACAATTCTGGATAAATATGAAATAGAAGATCCTATCACAGACTATACAGTTGGAGTTTTCAAAAATGCAGAATTACAAAAATTATATTATGATTTGGTAGAAGAAGGGAAAAAATCTGCAATTGAGGCATTAAAAGTTGGAGCAACTATTGAAGATTTAGATATTTATGATTTAGAAAAATTGCTAAATGAAACAGACAATCAGGATATAACTCTTGTATATAATAATTTAAAACAAGGATCAGAAAATCATATGAGAGCGTTTGTCGGTACATTAGAAAGATATAATTCAACATATTCAGCACAATATATATCTTCTGAAGAGCTAAATAAAATATTAAATAAGTCAGATATGAATAATTCAAGTATGGAAAATTCAAGTACTCAATATAATTCAGGTAATTCTTCTCACATGGGTAAAGGGTATAGAGGTGGAAGAAAATAA
- a CDS encoding M55 family metallopeptidase, whose product MLNFESPIDMIVEFADTLRTDMVESMPLVERIDGRKVKLIHNDYNVVFEGLLAMTYITLEAKYI is encoded by the coding sequence ATTTTAAATTTCGAAAGTCCTATTGATATGATTGTAGAATTTGCTGATACTTTAAGAACAGATATGGTAGAATCAATGCCATTAGTTGAACGAATTGATGGAAGAAAGGTGAAGTTAATTCATAACGATTATAATGTTGTCTTTGAAGGGTTATTGGCAATGACATATATAACTTTAGAAGCTAAATATATATAA
- a CDS encoding alanine racemase, translated as MKKIRENTIRVIEKCKEKNIKVAAVTKVFAGDFKIIENIINCGIDILADSRLLNLKRFNTFSVEKMLIRIPMKSEIENVVKYTDISLVSELETIKEINEYANNYNKVYDIILMIDIGDLREGVYFENYDELYFYVKEILKMKNINLRGLGTNFSCFGGVIPTEDKFNTLINIKYKLEKDFNIEIKEISGGSSGTLSLFEKINIPKEINQLRCGASIALGIGLNDTPFDYLHQDTCEFVTEFVEIKNKTFKGVTKKIGICVINIPELKKEYLVPLDKKIKIIDINDDYIVLDITNSENRLNLNDSVKFNLSYGGLLFMMNSPYIKKHYIE; from the coding sequence TTGAAAAAAATTAGAGAAAATACAATAAGGGTTATTGAAAAATGTAAAGAAAAAAACATTAAGGTTGCAGCGGTAACCAAGGTTTTTGCCGGTGATTTTAAAATAATTGAAAATATAATAAATTGTGGAATTGATATTTTAGCAGATTCTAGACTATTAAATTTAAAAAGATTTAATACTTTCTCTGTAGAAAAAATGTTAATAAGAATTCCGATGAAAAGTGAAATTGAGAATGTTGTGAAATATACAGATATTTCATTAGTTTCGGAATTAGAGACTATAAAAGAAATCAATGAATATGCAAATAATTATAATAAAGTATATGATATCATATTGATGATAGATATTGGTGATTTAAGAGAAGGTGTTTATTTTGAAAATTATGATGAATTATATTTTTATGTAAAAGAAATATTGAAAATGAAAAATATTAATCTTAGAGGATTAGGTACAAATTTTTCTTGCTTTGGTGGTGTAATACCCACTGAAGATAAATTTAATACCCTGATAAATATAAAATATAAATTAGAAAAGGATTTCAATATTGAAATTAAAGAAATATCAGGAGGGAGTTCTGGAACATTATCTTTATTTGAAAAAATAAATATTCCAAAAGAGATCAATCAATTGAGATGTGGTGCATCTATAGCCCTTGGAATAGGGCTTAATGATACACCTTTTGATTATCTTCATCAGGATACATGTGAATTTGTAACTGAATTTGTTGAAATAAAAAATAAAACATTTAAAGGTGTAACTAAGAAAATAGGTATATGTGTTATTAATATACCAGAATTAAAAAAGGAATATTTAGTTCCTTTAGATAAAAAAATAAAAATAATAGATATTAACGATGATTACATAGTCCTTGATATTACAAATTCAGAAAACAGATTAAATTTAAATGATTCAGTTAAATTTAATTTATCATATGGGGGTCTGCTTTTTATGATGAATTCACCATACATTAAAAAACATTATATTGAATAA
- a CDS encoding DUF1874 domain-containing protein produces the protein MAKYIADRVDLDLILLKPVEDLRVEKITLEELKHGIRNGFESHIRCEEQAKKISEILGIDIKVNENPYKLNKEDTLYVISGDNFYRLKYIY, from the coding sequence GTGGCTAAATATATTGCTGATAGAGTTGATTTAGATTTGATATTATTAAAACCGGTAGAAGATTTAAGAGTTGAGAAAATAACTTTAGAAGAATTAAAACACGGTATTAGAAATGGTTTTGAAAGTCATATTAGATGTGAAGAACAAGCGAAAAAAATAAGTGAAATTCTGGGTATTGATATTAAAGTAAATGAAAATCCTTATAAATTAAATAAAGAAGACACTTTATATGTTATAAGCGGAGATAATTTTTATAGATTAAAATATATATATTAA
- the hflX gene encoding GTPase HflX produces the protein MIKNKNELIQGIIVAVNRGDLDFDKQIEELKILCKNIGINIVTEVIQKRKNIDKKTYIGKGKINELTEIISAFKAEILIFNDSISLSQRKNIQERIIDVEILDRNEVILEIFKRNAKTAESKLQVELATLKYELPKIIGLGKEMSRIGGGASGTGTGTRGSGETFLEYKRRNIRDRINYLKKQLKELENVRKIKNKKRNESYIPQISILGYTSAGKSTLLKALSEDKDIFTSEKLFSTLSTLSRKVQFPSGLPAIFSDTVGFIRKLPVELIESFKSTLDEINYSDAIIELIDISENNFENKLKIVDNIINDILKENIPKIIVFNKIDLLNFEKIKHIKILYPDAIFVSSKSKESVYEFLLKLENKLISFGVIQSTKIFVDFNKIWKIEKLKKDIGIKQQKEMKNGFEIEILAKGSFLNKIIKNNLLIR, from the coding sequence ATGATAAAAAATAAAAATGAATTAATTCAGGGTATCATTGTAGCTGTTAATAGAGGAGATTTGGATTTTGATAAACAAATTGAAGAACTTAAAATTTTATGTAAAAACATTGGCATAAATATAGTAACAGAGGTTATACAAAAAAGAAAGAATATAGATAAAAAAACTTATATAGGAAAAGGAAAAATAAATGAATTGACAGAAATAATCTCTGCATTTAAAGCTGAAATTTTAATATTTAATGATTCAATATCACTTTCCCAAAGAAAAAATATTCAGGAACGCATAATTGATGTTGAGATATTAGATAGAAATGAAGTGATTCTGGAAATCTTCAAAAGAAACGCCAAAACAGCTGAAAGTAAATTACAAGTTGAATTAGCTACTTTGAAATATGAATTACCAAAAATAATAGGATTAGGAAAAGAAATGTCAAGAATTGGCGGCGGTGCTAGCGGGACAGGAACTGGAACCAGAGGTTCTGGTGAAACATTTTTGGAATACAAAAGAAGGAATATAAGAGATAGAATAAATTATTTAAAAAAACAATTAAAAGAACTAGAAAATGTTAGAAAAATCAAAAACAAAAAAAGAAATGAATCATATATTCCACAAATATCTATATTAGGTTATACAAGTGCTGGTAAATCAACATTGTTAAAAGCGTTATCAGAAGATAAAGATATTTTTACATCGGAAAAATTGTTTTCTACTCTTTCAACTTTATCTAGAAAGGTTCAATTCCCCTCTGGATTACCTGCTATTTTTTCTGATACTGTTGGATTTATCAGAAAATTACCTGTTGAATTAATAGAATCGTTTAAATCAACATTGGATGAAATAAATTATTCTGATGCAATTATAGAATTGATTGATATTAGTGAAAATAATTTTGAAAATAAACTAAAAATAGTAGATAATATTATAAATGATATACTAAAAGAAAATATTCCAAAAATAATAGTATTTAATAAAATAGATCTTTTAAATTTTGAAAAAATTAAACACATAAAAATATTATATCCAGATGCTATTTTTGTTAGTTCAAAATCCAAAGAAAGTGTTTATGAATTTTTGTTAAAACTGGAAAATAAATTAATATCATTCGGAGTTATACAATCAACCAAAATATTTGTTGACTTCAACAAAATATGGAAGATTGAAAAATTAAAAAAAGATATCGGTATAAAACAACAAAAAGAGATGAAAAATGGTTTTGAAATAGAAATATTAGCAAAAGGTAGTTTTTTAAATAAAATAATAAAAAACAATCTTTTAATTAGATAA
- a CDS encoding sulfite exporter TauE/SafE family protein: MLYILVYLAGLFSGFINVIAGGGSLITLPVLNLLGLPIDIANGTNRIGIIFQNITATTKFRKSDVLDLKRAIFLSIPATLGALVGANIVVNIDRALLKSIVGFILIIMSVFLVWKPDIWTKERKVKKNNILSFVVFFLIGIYGGFIQAGVGFFLMSALVLLEGYDLVKTNAIKVFLVLIYTLFAFIVFALNNQVNYLAGFVLALGSISGGYLGSSFSIKKGSKWIQRILFVILIIIGIYYIFNALNK, encoded by the coding sequence ATGTTATATATATTAGTTTATTTAGCAGGATTATTTAGTGGATTTATTAATGTTATAGCTGGTGGTGGATCATTAATCACATTGCCTGTTTTAAATCTATTAGGATTACCTATTGATATTGCAAATGGAACAAATAGAATAGGTATAATTTTTCAAAACATAACAGCTACAACAAAGTTTAGAAAAAGCGATGTTTTAGATCTAAAAAGAGCAATATTTTTGTCTATTCCTGCAACTCTGGGAGCACTGGTAGGTGCGAATATTGTTGTTAACATAGATAGAGCTTTATTAAAAAGTATTGTAGGATTTATTTTAATTATTATGAGTGTATTTTTAGTATGGAAACCAGATATTTGGACCAAAGAAAGAAAAGTTAAGAAAAATAATATTTTAAGTTTTGTCGTTTTCTTTTTAATAGGTATATATGGAGGTTTTATTCAAGCTGGTGTAGGTTTTTTCCTAATGTCTGCCCTGGTGTTATTAGAAGGATATGATCTTGTAAAAACTAATGCCATTAAAGTTTTCCTTGTACTTATATATACTTTATTTGCCTTTATAGTATTTGCATTAAATAATCAGGTGAATTATTTAGCTGGTTTTGTATTGGCTTTAGGAAGTATTTCAGGAGGTTATTTAGGAAGTTCTTTTTCAATAAAAAAGGGTTCAAAATGGATTCAACGAATTTTATTTGTAATATTGATTATAATAGGAATATATTATATTTTTAATGCATTAAATAAATAG